In Desulfobacterales bacterium, the genomic stretch CCCATGCCGTCGTTAACTTTAACCAGCCAGTTACCCGGCATTTCCGGATAGAAGGCAAACCTTCCGTTTTGATCGGTTCGGCCGTTTTGATATTCAACCACGTCGTTTTCGGGACTGAAGACCAGCACTTCAGCATAGCGCATGGGCTTTTTGTCCGAATAGAAGAATTCCGCAGCAATCACCGGCGTTTCCTCGATGACGCGGTAATCCGTGCCATGGGCGGCCGCGCCTTCAGGCAGGACGGTCATCCAGATCATGGCAAATGCCAATACAATCAATCGCCTCATTATTTTACCTCAAATGTTAAAAATGTCATAAATTTCAAATAATCCAGTCCGCTGTCATTTTTCGCAGGGCTCTGGTGACTGGCATAAAGGAGGTGGACGCCGTTTTTTTCAAAGGCGATGCGGGCCACCCCGTTTTTATCGGTTTTGATCTCCCGGTCATCCAGCGTGTAAACAGCAGCCTGACCCAGTGGCTTGCCGTCGAATAAAAGCTTAAAGGAGACCGCCTCGCCCGGTCTGGCCGCCAGGGGATTATCAAGCGGCAGGATTTCAAACTTCAGGCCCAGCGGCCTGGTGTTCTGATCGGAGGGCTTAAAAAGGGCTATTGAAAAATGGGTTGAAAAAAACGCGCTGATCACGGTCAACCCCGCCTCTTCAGCTTCCGATCGGCTCATCAGTTTCTTGCCGCGCGTGGTGTTGACACGGTCCCCCCATTTGCTGACCACACTGGCCATTGCAGCCGGGGCCTCTGTTTGAAAACGCACCTGTTCGGCGTCATTGATGCGCTCTATTGAAAGCGGCGCGCCGTCTTGACCATACGCATTGATTGCCTCAACACAGGCGGGATCATAGGCGGAAGTGCGCTCCGAAATGATGCCGCGGTTGACCGTGTAACTTCCATCCTCAGCAGAGACCCAGAGGTGATGGCCGAAAGCCGGCACGCTTAAAAGCAGCACCGGCAGCACAAATATTAGCAGTTTGCTTAGCAATCGCATTTGTAATTTTCCTTTTTTTAAAAATCAAATTGTACGGAGCCGTAATAAATCCTTCCGTCTTCAATATATTCCGTCTCATCCGTTGCGTTTTCAATGGTGAACCGCAGGGTCGCAAGGTCAAAAACCCGGCGCCATAATGAAATGTCCATGGTCGTATAGTTGGGTGCTTTATCTGTATTCAGGTCGTTTGTGTATATGTGCCGGTCATGCCTTAGCATAACGGATGCATTAATGATAGCCGGGTTTTGATAGGTGATGCCGGAGCGGAATTTATGCCGGGGGACGCCGGCCAGATAATTGCCCTCCCGGTCCGGGTTTTCATCATCATCTTCTATCTTGGAGAGGTTATAGGTGTAATTGAAAAAGGTGCTCAGGCCGCGGCCGATAAAATATTCCAGCTCGGTTTCAACCCCGTTGATTTCGACTTCTGCCTTGTTCTGGTTCTCCGTATCCCTGGCGCCGGTATCTTCATTGAAAGCGATCGTTGCGCTTTCAATATAATCCGATACTTGTGAGTGGTAATAGGTCGCCCGGAGCCATAGACTGTCGAAAAAGACGCGCTCGGCACCGGCTTCCCAGGATTGGATTTCTTCAGGGTCCAGTTCCGGGTTGGCGCGCCGCAGAAAACGACCGCCGGCCCGCACGTGCGGTTTGTAGAGCTCAAACAAAGTGGGCGTTCGAAACCCATAGACAAAGGATGTTCTCAGGGTTGTCAGCTCATCCGGGTGATAAACGAGGCCTATCTTCGGGGAGAAGTTGTCCCATGTCTCGGAGTCATAGGTTTCATCATAGGGCGCTCTGCCCCTGAAGGGATCGGCATCCTTTGCCTTTCCGTCATAATTGCGCACATTGTCGTAGCGAAGCCCGGCATTGACGACAAGCCGGTCGTCCATAAAACGCGCGGTTCCTTCAACAAAAGGCGATATGAACCGCTGCTCTCCGGAAGCGTTGACATCCCGGTCAAAATTAACCAGCTGAATTTCCTTGTAGCCCATTGACACCCGTTTAAATGCCACGCCGGTTGTGAGTTCTGCCGTTTCGAACAACGGCAGGGTGTTCTGGATTTCCGCCCCCCATACTTTATTATCAGGGAATCTTTCATTGCGGTCGGGTCGGAACTCCCCTTTTTCCTTTACGTCCTGGTAGGCTGTTTTATCCCCCCGATTTAAATAAGCCACGGCTTTCCAATTCATTAAATCCCCGCGATGGGTCATGCCGAGGCGGTATTGGTCCAGAGTCAGGTCATCATAGAAATAGTCCCGGCCTTTTCCCATTTCATGGTCATAATACAAGCCGCTAAAAGAGATATCGGTCCTCTCCCCCGGGGAATAGGTGACTTTGCCGAATCCCTTGCCGATTTCACGGTATCGCCTCTGCGTGTATTCTTCAATACCCTCCGGATCGATCATGTAAAATCCGTCGCTGTCCTCATAGGCACCTGAAAGCAGAAACCCAAACCGCTCGAATTTTTGGGAATGCAGTCCGGAGCCGATATAGGTGCTGGCAGAGCCTGCTTTTGCCCGTACGCTGGTTTCCCGGTTTTCGTCCGGATTTTTTGTGATAATGTTGACAATGCCGCCCAGTCCTTCGGAGCCGTAGGATGCGGAGGAAGGCCCCCGCAGAATTTCGATCCGCTCGATGCTTTCCTTGGGGATCAGGCCCCAGGCCACCCAGGCGATGGTGTTGCTGAAATTGTCGTTTAGGGGAACGCCGTCAAGCATCATCAAAACCCGGTTGCGCCCGGTTCCCCGCATGGTGAGATGGCCCGCAATGCCGCTTGTCTGCTGCCCGTGGTGCTGGGTTACCTGGATGCCCGCGGAAAACCGGAGAATATCCTCAACCCTGTCAAACGGGGTGGCCATGATCTCTTCTTCCGAAATCACACTGATGCTCCGGGGCGCATCACTCGGCGTCACCTCTGATCGGGAGGTTGATACAACCACGTCATCCAGGCGGTAGCGCGTCTGTTTTTCCCCGGCAAAAACCGAATCCGCCGGCAGCACCATAATCGCCCATAAAATCATTACTGTTAAAGCCTTCAAGCCCTTCATGCCTGTACTCCTTTTTCGTCTAAAATCCCGGAATCGCCTGCATCGGCGGGCCGGGAAAATGATCCACAGGTCTTTCGGGCAAAAAAAAGGCCACGAAAGACGCATTTTCCGTTTGTACGGAAAAAAGCAGACCTTCGTGGCCCAAGTTGTTTATGTTCGGATGGTGCGTTTTAAAAACCGCTTAAAAAGAGCTTCAGCTCATTGTTTTAAATTTTATTTCATATCCGTTCAGAAAGAAGTTTGTCAACTGTTTTCTCCACGGTTAAATGCCATTGTTCTTTTGTTGAGGTAGAGATAAAGCAGGATGCCCTCGGCAATCGTGGCCAGACCGAACAAGGTGCTGAGCGGCCGGCTCTTGACAGAGTATATGATAATCCAGAGATTGCCGAATATAAACAAAAGCGGGGTGATGGGGTAGCCAAACGTCTTATAGGCGGGGCTTTGGTCCGGCCGGCGGTATCTCAGCCATATCATGCCGATAACAGTGAGGACGGCAAAAATGGATAGGGTAAAGCCGATATAGATCAGAAGGGCATTGAAAACAGAGGTCAACACCAGGAAAACGGCAATGGCTCCCTGCAGAAAAATGGAGGCGGCCGGTGTATGGCGCTTTTTGTTGACCCGGGCAAAGGGCGTAAAAAATACCCCGTCCCTGGACATGGCATAATAGACCCGGGGGCCGGTCATGATCATGGCGCTTAACACCGAGAGAATGCCCAGGGAAACCGCCGCGCTGAAATACCGGCTGATCTGATCGCCGAACAAATTAACCGCGGCTTTGGCCCCAATATCCAGCACATCGCGCATCTCAGCAGCGGGCATGGCATAGATGTAGACCGCGTTGATCAAAAGGTAGAGGCCCATCACGGCCAGGGTGCCGACCGCCAGGGAGACGCGGATGTTTTTCTGCGGGTTTTTGATTTCCCCGCCGGCCCTCGGGAACCGGGCCCCCAGTTCGCCGTAGCACAGCGCCCCGCAAAGCGCAAAAAGGCCGCCGAAAAGCCAGCACAAAAGCAGGGTCAGGGGATGGCCCAGCTCGGTCATAATGTAGCCGGAAGTGGCGAAAATCCCGGTTCCCACCATGTTGGCGATAAGCAGCACGGTGGCGGTAAAAAGGCCGATCTCGCGTTTCAGGCCGTCGCCGTTTAGACTGTTTTTCATGTCAGTTCAAACATGATGGTGATTTTCATCTCAAGCGGCCCGTCAAACATTTTTGATGGCGGCCGGGGAAAGGGGGCCGCCGATTTGACCGCGTCAAGCGCCGCCCGATCCAGGGCTGAATGCCGCGAGGACCGGACGATTTCAGCCGATGTGACCCGGCCGTCCGGATCAATAGTAAAGCCGACCACCACCCGGCCTTCGATCTGCCTTTTCTGGGCGGATGGGGGATATTTTTTCTTGCTTTCGATTTTAAGCCGCAGCATGTCAAAGTAATCACCCTTGGTCAGATAGTTGGCCGCTCCGGGCGGCGACCACTCCGCGACATCGGCGGAAAGCCCGGACGTATCGGGCATGGCAATCTGCTCGGTAATGGTATCCGGGCTGTCGGCCTCAATTTGATCCATCTTCATCTTCGGCATATGCGGTTTGGGCACCTGGATTTTCTTGACATCATTTACCTGCGGGGTTTTGTGGCGCATCCGGGGCCGCGGAATGGACCTCGCCGGCGGCTCTTCTTCCCTTACCGTCAGTTCAATGACATTCAAAGCATTGGAGCGGTAAAGCCCGGCAATGTGCATAAAGATCACCACATGGATGCCCAGGGAAATCACCAGCATGCCGCGGAGGACCCAGTTGGGCTGTTTTTTGCCGTTTTCAGCCGTCACCGGTTAAAATTCCTTTTCCGTCGCCAGACACAATCTACCGGCACCTGCGGCCTTGGCAATATCCATGACCTTGACGGCCTTGTTCAAAATTACCCGGCGGTCGGACTTGACCACCACGAGGCGGTTCTCGTCGCTGCCGATCATGTTCTTAAGGCGGGTGAACAATTGATCAAGTGCCACCGGCTGGTCCATGAGATAGGCCTGTCCGGACTCATCCACATAAATCGTAATCTCTTTCTGCACCTGGGGCGCAGACGCCTTGGCCTGGGGCAGCTTGACCTTGATGCCTTCATCCACCATAAAATTCGTGGTCAGCAAGAAATAGATCAGCAGCATGAAGACGATATCGATCAGCGAGGTCAGCGGCGCCTGGATTTGGTATGGTTCGCGTTTTTTAAAGGTTAATGCCATCGATCGGCTCCTTGCTATTGCTTGGCGGTGATCGCTTTGAGGAAGGCCACCGAACCTTCCTGAAGCTTGGCCTCATATTTTTCTATGCGGGAGAGCACATAAGAATGCGCAACCATGGTGGGCAGCGCCACGGCCAGGCCCAGCGCGGTGGTCAGCATGGCCTCCCAGATGCCGCCGGCCAGAACCGCGGCATTGACTTTGCCGCCCATCTGCTGGATGACCATAAAGGCTTTAATCATGCCGATGACCGTGCCCAAAAGCCCCAAAAGCGGCGCAACATTGCCGATGGTGGCCAGCGCCTGGGTGTATGAGGACAGCTTCCGGACTTCCGTGTCCGTGGCATGGGTAATCACCGATTCGAGCATATCCCGGTCCTGGTTTCTGACTCCCATGGCCTGGGCCAGGACCTGGCCCATGGGTGAGCGGCTGTTAACGGCCGTGTCGTAGGCGGTTTGGTCCTTACCCTGCCGGATCAGCGCCACAACTTTTTCCGTAAGTCCCGCGCCCCGGCTTCTCAGCCGGGTAAAATGGATCAGCCGCTCGGCGAAGATAGCCAGCGCCAGCACGGAGCAGAGCAGGATCGGGATGACCAGCACCCCGCCTTTGCTTAAGAATTCGATCATTGATCCTCCTCAAGAATTTCCAATTTCACCGCATCTACTGCGTCAAATGTTGTCTCGCATAGGTAACTATAGCTCGACATCATTTTCCTTGTATCTGCGGCAAACTTGAAAATCCTTCATTTTTTACGAATCTATCAAGTTTATATGGATTATTCGCTGATTTGTTTTGAAGTGCTGGTATCAGCACCCTCTTCTTCTTCTTCCACGATATCCGGTTTGCCGTCGTAGTCGAGATCTTTTTCCGTTTTCACCAGGGCCTCGGATTCATCATAGTGCTCCCAGAGGTCCGGAGCCCCGTCGCCGTTGGTGTCCTCTTCGACCCGGGTGACACGTCGCTCGGTGTAATAGAACCAGACGTCGGTTTGGCCGTCTCCATCTTTGTCCTTTTCCGCCCGGATGGGGTTCTCCGCCTCATCATAAAACCATACCAGGTCCGAGTCATCGGTGTTTTGCGCGTATTCCACGGCCTTGGTCAGCTTTCCCGCGGCATCATAATACTCGCGGTAGTTCATGCGCCCATCCCCGTCCTCATCTATGGCTTTTCGCCTTAATACCCCGTCCTGGTAGCAGAACCGGGCTTCGGGCTGCTCGTCCGCATCCGCGTCCTGCTCCATGACCATGGCCCATTCGGGCCGGTCAAACCACTGGGTGATTTCAAAATGCCCGTCATGGTCGGAGTCCTTGACAATCTTTTGTTTTTCTTCATTTTTATAAATAGCGCGGAGGTCAATTTCACCGTCGCCGTTTTCATCCTTTTCAACCTTTGTCAGCTGTCCGTTTTCATAGAACTGCCAGGTGTCCACGGCCCCGTTATAGGTCGTATCGCTTTCGACTTTTTCTTTTTCCGCGTCTTCATTGAAAAAGACCGTGGTATCCGGCGTGCCGTCCTGGTTATCATCCCGGGTCTGCCGGTGGATTTTTTCGTCTTTAAAATAGGTTACGGTTTCCAGAAACCGGTCGCCGTCCGCATCATATTCCATGCGTATCTGTTTGCCGTCTTCAAAAAAGCGGATGCGGTCGATATGACCCGTATGCCGGGAGTCCTCTTCAATCCGTTTGACCTGGCTCTCCGCGTCAAACCACGTGAAGGTATCGCGGGTGCCGTCATGATTGCTGTCCTTTTCCTGGGTGATTGGCTGGCCGGCTTCAAACCGGGTGAATATGTCAAACCGCCCGTCCAGATTGGCGTCCTTTTTCTGACGGATGGGCTCGCTGTTTTCAAAAATGGTGATTGAATCCATCCGGCCGTCATCATCGGTATCCTTCTGCTGAATAGAAACCTCGCCGTTGTCATAATAGCGGGTCGTCTCCATCCTTCCGTCTTCGGACAGATCATGCCGGCTCTCGGCCGGCTGGCCGTTTTTATCATAGAGGAAAACTTGCTCTAGTCGGCCGTCTTCATTCTGATCTGCCAGGCGGCTTAGCGGCAAATCAGAATGATAGGTCTGCCAGATATTAATGCGGCCGTTTTCATCCGTGTCCTTGGTGGAAAAATTCAGTGCGCCATCTTCAAAATAATAGATCGTGTCAAAAAACCCGCTGTCATTGGTGTCGGCCTTCATTTTCAGGGGTTTTTCATTTTCATCAAAGTAGATGACGCGGTTGATTTCCCGGTTTTCACTAAAGCGTTCCTGGCGGATGCGCCGGCCGTCGGTAAAATAGTCGATGGAGTCAATCTGGCCGTCGTAATCATTGTCTTTTTCAAGGCGGACGATGGTTTCCGCTTCATAAAACTGGAATTGATCCATTCGGCCGTCTTTGTTGGTATCCATCTCAAGCCGCCGGATGCGGCCTTTTTCATCAAAAAAAGAGATCCGGTCAATATTGCCGTCGTCATTGGTATCTTTTTCGATCTTTTTGCCGGTTTCACCCTCTGCGGCTGCCTGGTTCGCGGACAGAATGCACAGGACAGCGAGCAGTAAAAACAGTCCGATCCCAGGCCTTCGTATGGGAAACAGTTTTTCTTGTTTATGATGCATCGTTTGGCTGATCCTTTTTCCCCATGCCGGCGGCAGGAGGATAAATTTTTCCCGGTTTTTCAGAATGGTTAATTAGCGCCTGGATGCATTGAAACCTTTGGGGGTAAAGGGGAGAAAGGAGAGGTCTTGGTTGCATCCAGGCGCTAAACTGACAGCCGGCCGCGCTTTAAAGCAAAAAAGCCACGAAAGAAAGCGCAGATATCCATCCGTCTTAACCTTCGTGGCTTTATTGTTTATGTCTGTTTCGGCATCTTGCCATGCTTCGGCAATGGCTGATGCTGGCATCTTTAATTTTCCTAAAAAATTTTATTTATGCAAAAACAGGATTGCTGTCAATAAAAAAGTATGGTTCGCTTGACACGAAAAAATGATATGGCATCAAAAAAGGCGATTATTTAAAGCGGATTTTTAAATGCGTGCGGATACAAAAAAAACACCCTGCCTGGCGTTTCTGGGCACGGGATCGGATGTGGGAAAAAGCGTGCTGGCCACTGCCATGTGCCGGGTGCTGGCTGACCGCGGCGTGCGGGTGGCGCCGTATAAGGCCCAGAACATGTCCAACAATTCCGGGGTGACGCCGGAAGGGCTGGAAATGGGACGCGCCCAGATTGTGCAGGCCGAGGCCTGCCGCCTGGCCCCGCACGTCAATATGAACCCCGTGCTTTTAAAGCCCACAGGCGAGAGCGGCTCCCAGGTGGTGGTTTTGGGAAAGGCTGTGGGCAACCAGCAGGCCCGGGAGTATTACACAGCCAAAAATGATCTTTTCGCCATTGCCGCAGACGCCCTGGATCGTCTGAGGGCGCAGTATGCCGCGGTGATTATGGAGGGAGCGGGCTCCTGCGCCGAGGTGAACTTAATGGCCCATGATTTCGTCAATCTTCGCATCGCCGCCCATGCGGATGCGCCGGTGGTGCTGGTGGCGGATATCCATAAGGGCGGGGTGTTCGCCCAGATCGTGGGGACCCTGGAATGCCTGGCCCCGGAGCAGCGGGATCAGATCAAGGGGTTTATCATCAACCGCTTCCGCGGGGATGCGAGCCTTTTTGACGAGGGCGTTCGATGGCTGACGCAAAAGACCGGAAAGCCCTGTTTCGGCGTGATTCCCTGGTTTGACCACATCCGGATCGAGGCCGAGGATTCGGTGGTGATTGAACGGCCGAAAACGGTGGCCGGGGCTGCCATTGAAGCGCCCGGCATCGCTGTTATCCGGCTGCCGCACATATCCAATTTTACGGATTTTGATCCCCTGGATGCGGCAGGCGGCGTGAGTGTGCATTTTCTGGAGCAGGCGCAGGATCTTTCCGGCTTTTCTGCGGTGATCCTCCCGGGCTCGAAAAACACCCGGGCGGATTTAAACTGGCTGAAACATCTGGGATGGGCGGATCACATCCGGCGGTATTATGATCGGGGCGGGCATCTGCTGGGGATTTGCGGCGGCTACCAGATGCTGGGGCGAGACATTTCCGATCCCGACGGCCTGGAAGGCGAGTCCGGAGAAATGAACGGTCTCGGCCTATTGCCCGTGAAAACGCGGCTCACCGCCCCCAAAACCACCACCCGGGCGCGGTTTAAATGGGATGAAAGCAAGGGCACCGGCTATGAGATCCACATGGGCCGGACGGAAATTATCGGCGGGACCGGCTGGCTTACGGTGATTGAACAGAATGGCGAAGTCGTTAATTTTAGGGACGGATGTGCATCAGAAGACGGCCGGGTTTTGGGCACCTACATCCACGGCCTGTTTGATGAGCCAGGGGTGCTTAAAAAATGGCTGATCCGGATCGGTCTGCCGGATGCGGAAGTTCCAAATTTGGCCGGGTACGCGGCAAGAGATGCCCAGTACGCGCTTTTGGCAAACCATTTTGAAGCCCATGCGGATGTTGAGGCCCTGATGGCCGTGATGGAACTTATTCCCGCGGGAGAAGGCGCATGACCGGCTTTGCTTTTGGATGGGTTCTGCTTCCCCTGGCCCTGGTGATCGATCTGGCGGCCGGAGACCCGCCCCGGCTTCCCCACCCGATTCGGCTGATGGGATGGGGGATCAGCCGGCTGGAGCCGCTTTTCCGAAAGCTTAAACTTCCTTTGACGGTTTCAGGGTTTTTGTTTGCCGCGCTGATGGTGGGCGCCGCTTTTCTCGCAGCTTTTGCCCTGGTGGCGGCGGCTATTTGGGTGCATCCGGTGCTGGGTGGCATCAGCCAGGTTCTTATCATTTATATATGCCTGGCTCCCCGGTGTCTGTATGATGAGGCCATGCATGTGCGCAGATCCCTTGCCGCTGGAGAGACTGAACATGCCAGGACCCGGATCGGGATGCTGGTGAGCCGCGATGTCAGGCACCTGGATGACACCGGCATTTCGCGGGCAGCGGTTGAGACCGTGGCGGAAAATTTTGTGGATGGCGTATTATCCCCGCTTTTTTATGCCGCCCTGCTGGGTGCGCCGGGCGCGGCAGCCTTTAAAATGGCCTCCACCCTGGACTCCATGGTGGGCTATAAAAACGAGCGATACAAGGATTTCGGCAGGGCCTCGGCCCGCCTGGATGATCTGCTAAACTGGATTCCGGCACGGCTTTCATTGCCGATCATCGCGCTTGCCGCGCGCATGCTGTTTGATACCGGCGGCCGCGCCTTACAAACCGCTCGGCATGAGGGCAAAAACCACCAGAGCCCCAACGCCGGAAGGCCTGAGGCGGCATTTGCCGGCGCGCTCGGCGTGAAACTAAACGGGCCCAATATCTACCATGGCCGGTATGTGGATAAACCCTGGATCGGAAAAAATTTCAGGCCGCCCGTGCCTTCGGACATCTTAAAGGCGGGCCACCTGATGATGCTTTCCACCCTGCTCAGCGCGGTATTGATGACGGGCTTGCATGTAGTGGTGTTTGGAATTTATTTGCTTTCATCTTGACAGTCTCTTTTCTGTTTACTATAAAAATAAATGTTAGGGTGCAATGCAATACGCTTAATAGGGAATCCCGTGAAAGTCGGGAGTGGTCCCGCCGCTGTAACCCCGATTCGTTTGCTTGACGAAAACCTTTTCAGCCTTGATGCCACTTTTCGGCCAAAGCCGGATGGGAAGGCCGCTGAAAAGGCGGGGGAGCCAGAAGACCTGCCTTAACCGATACATCGGTGACCTGCGGGATAACAGGCGCCGGATTTATTGTATTGATACATGCGAGGGCCAAGAAAACTGGGTGCAGCCCTCCGGATGCGATGCGTCGCCTCCGGAGGGCTTTTTTTATTTTAAGGCGCATTTAAAAGAATACAGCTGCCACCCACTTGGTCATTTTCCGGGTTCCGTTGGCTAAAAGACCAAACCCTAAATCTTCAGCCGAAGACAGCCTCCATGGCTGACGGCATCCGGATTATGGCCATTTTTTTTATGGAGAATCGAAAACGACAGGCACGCATATGAGAAAGCAAGCGCACTTAGCTGGATGTATTATTTTAATTTCAGGTATCCTATTGTTTTTGTTTGATTCCGGTTTTGCGGAAGAAAAACAGACGAATTTTACCCTGGATCCGGTAGTTGTCACCGCCCGCGGGCAGCAGTCGGATTATCAGACCGGGGATGTGGATCAAGTGAACACGCCGTCTTTTTTTTCCACGATCACCCGGGATGAGTTTGAAGGCAAAATGGAGAACCTCTCCGAGGTAATTGAAAGCCAGGCGGGCATTCAGGTCCGTCAGTCCGGCGGTTTGGGCAGCTTTTCCACGGTTTCCATGCGCGGGGCCTCAAGTGACCAGGTCATGGTCTTCATGGACGGGGTGCTTTTAAACGACGCCTCGGGCGGCGGGGTGGATTTAAGCAACATTGCCCTGGCGGATGTGGATTCGGTTGAAATCTACCAGGGCACC encodes the following:
- a CDS encoding DUF4198 domain-containing protein: MRLLSKLLIFVLPVLLLSVPAFGHHLWVSAEDGSYTVNRGIISERTSAYDPACVEAINAYGQDGAPLSIERINDAEQVRFQTEAPAAMASVVSKWGDRVNTTRGKKLMSRSEAEEAGLTVISAFFSTHFSIALFKPSDQNTRPLGLKFEILPLDNPLAARPGEAVSFKLLFDGKPLGQAAVYTLDDREIKTDKNGVARIAFEKNGVHLLYASHQSPAKNDSGLDYLKFMTFLTFEVK
- a CDS encoding TonB-dependent receptor produces the protein MKGLKALTVMILWAIMVLPADSVFAGEKQTRYRLDDVVVSTSRSEVTPSDAPRSISVISEEEIMATPFDRVEDILRFSAGIQVTQHHGQQTSGIAGHLTMRGTGRNRVLMMLDGVPLNDNFSNTIAWVAWGLIPKESIERIEILRGPSSASYGSEGLGGIVNIITKNPDENRETSVRAKAGSASTYIGSGLHSQKFERFGFLLSGAYEDSDGFYMIDPEGIEEYTQRRYREIGKGFGKVTYSPGERTDISFSGLYYDHEMGKGRDYFYDDLTLDQYRLGMTHRGDLMNWKAVAYLNRGDKTAYQDVKEKGEFRPDRNERFPDNKVWGAEIQNTLPLFETAELTTGVAFKRVSMGYKEIQLVNFDRDVNASGEQRFISPFVEGTARFMDDRLVVNAGLRYDNVRNYDGKAKDADPFRGRAPYDETYDSETWDNFSPKIGLVYHPDELTTLRTSFVYGFRTPTLFELYKPHVRAGGRFLRRANPELDPEEIQSWEAGAERVFFDSLWLRATYYHSQVSDYIESATIAFNEDTGARDTENQNKAEVEINGVETELEYFIGRGLSTFFNYTYNLSKIEDDDENPDREGNYLAGVPRHKFRSGITYQNPAIINASVMLRHDRHIYTNDLNTDKAPNYTTMDISLWRRVFDLATLRFTIENATDETEYIEDGRIYYGSVQFDF
- a CDS encoding amino acid permease gives rise to the protein MKNSLNGDGLKREIGLFTATVLLIANMVGTGIFATSGYIMTELGHPLTLLLCWLFGGLFALCGALCYGELGARFPRAGGEIKNPQKNIRVSLAVGTLAVMGLYLLINAVYIYAMPAAEMRDVLDIGAKAAVNLFGDQISRYFSAAVSLGILSVLSAMIMTGPRVYYAMSRDGVFFTPFARVNKKRHTPAASIFLQGAIAVFLVLTSVFNALLIYIGFTLSIFAVLTVIGMIWLRYRRPDQSPAYKTFGYPITPLLFIFGNLWIIIYSVKSRPLSTLFGLATIAEGILLYLYLNKRTMAFNRGENS
- a CDS encoding energy transducer TonB, translating into MTAENGKKQPNWVLRGMLVISLGIHVVIFMHIAGLYRSNALNVIELTVREEEPPARSIPRPRMRHKTPQVNDVKKIQVPKPHMPKMKMDQIEADSPDTITEQIAMPDTSGLSADVAEWSPPGAANYLTKGDYFDMLRLKIESKKKYPPSAQKRQIEGRVVVGFTIDPDGRVTSAEIVRSSRHSALDRAALDAVKSAAPFPRPPSKMFDGPLEMKITIMFELT
- a CDS encoding biopolymer transporter ExbD, which codes for MALTFKKREPYQIQAPLTSLIDIVFMLLIYFLLTTNFMVDEGIKVKLPQAKASAPQVQKEITIYVDESGQAYLMDQPVALDQLFTRLKNMIGSDENRLVVVKSDRRVILNKAVKVMDIAKAAGAGRLCLATEKEF
- a CDS encoding MotA/TolQ/ExbB proton channel family protein; protein product: MIEFLSKGGVLVIPILLCSVLALAIFAERLIHFTRLRSRGAGLTEKVVALIRQGKDQTAYDTAVNSRSPMGQVLAQAMGVRNQDRDMLESVITHATDTEVRKLSSYTQALATIGNVAPLLGLLGTVIGMIKAFMVIQQMGGKVNAAVLAGGIWEAMLTTALGLAVALPTMVAHSYVLSRIEKYEAKLQEGSVAFLKAITAKQ
- a CDS encoding cobyric acid synthase → MRADTKKTPCLAFLGTGSDVGKSVLATAMCRVLADRGVRVAPYKAQNMSNNSGVTPEGLEMGRAQIVQAEACRLAPHVNMNPVLLKPTGESGSQVVVLGKAVGNQQAREYYTAKNDLFAIAADALDRLRAQYAAVIMEGAGSCAEVNLMAHDFVNLRIAAHADAPVVLVADIHKGGVFAQIVGTLECLAPEQRDQIKGFIINRFRGDASLFDEGVRWLTQKTGKPCFGVIPWFDHIRIEAEDSVVIERPKTVAGAAIEAPGIAVIRLPHISNFTDFDPLDAAGGVSVHFLEQAQDLSGFSAVILPGSKNTRADLNWLKHLGWADHIRRYYDRGGHLLGICGGYQMLGRDISDPDGLEGESGEMNGLGLLPVKTRLTAPKTTTRARFKWDESKGTGYEIHMGRTEIIGGTGWLTVIEQNGEVVNFRDGCASEDGRVLGTYIHGLFDEPGVLKKWLIRIGLPDAEVPNLAGYAARDAQYALLANHFEAHADVEALMAVMELIPAGEGA
- the cbiB gene encoding adenosylcobinamide-phosphate synthase CbiB: MTGFAFGWVLLPLALVIDLAAGDPPRLPHPIRLMGWGISRLEPLFRKLKLPLTVSGFLFAALMVGAAFLAAFALVAAAIWVHPVLGGISQVLIIYICLAPRCLYDEAMHVRRSLAAGETEHARTRIGMLVSRDVRHLDDTGISRAAVETVAENFVDGVLSPLFYAALLGAPGAAAFKMASTLDSMVGYKNERYKDFGRASARLDDLLNWIPARLSLPIIALAARMLFDTGGRALQTARHEGKNHQSPNAGRPEAAFAGALGVKLNGPNIYHGRYVDKPWIGKNFRPPVPSDILKAGHLMMLSTLLSAVLMTGLHVVVFGIYLLSS